The genome window GTTCGCTGTCTCACTTGACACAGTTTACCAATATTAGGTAAATATGTGTTTGATTTATAGCCACAATTGTGACAATATTTTTTTTTCTCTGGTCACGTAGGTCCCATTTGTGAATTACTTGTATAAGTGTGTTAAGATTATCTTCTCTTAGGCATGGTAAACTAGGGCATAGAATTTGAACGGCTAAGCTTAGACAAGTGTGGCATATTTTGTGTAGCAATTTTTGACACAAGAACTAAACCATAGCCAAGATTTTAAGGGGTTGTTTGGTTTGCTACCTAACTTGCCACAGTTTGCCATGTCTAAGGTTAGACAAGTTTGACTAAGTcatgtgtttggtttgaagaCATAGTTATGGCAAGATTTTTCTCCTGCTACATAGGTCTCACTCGTCAATGACCGGTAAAAGTGTGGTAAGATTCTTTAGGTGTGACAAAGTGTGGTGCATAATTTGAGCGTCTAAACTTAGACACCTTATGCAAGTGGCATAAAATTATGTGGCAATTTTTGGCATCATAGCTATAGAACCAAATAACCCCTAAGTTCTCCCATTTATTATACTCACAAGTAGTCTAGTCTTCTAACAGTTAGGGGATGTTTAGAAGCAAAGTATTTTTAGAGTTTTAAGATAAAACCATAGTATTAGAGAATACTATAGTATTTTTTTGTTAAGGGGTGTTTAGCTATATTATAAAAAACATTGTTTGAATACCATGGTATTTTTTGAGTATTTTGAAACTCCACTCTAACCCAAAAAATTTTGTCTATGACTAGCCTTGCGCATGGATACTAAATAACATGGTTTGAAATACTTTATCCCGAAACACGTATTGCTAAAAGTGATATAAAAAATGCTACGGTTGTGTCATGACATTTTAAAACTGTAGTATTCCAAAACTATGGTTTTGAAATACTTTGCTTCCAAACACGTCCTTAATAGCGCTCTTTTTGTCGTTCCAATCAAGCTCAAGCCAATGCTTCCACAACAATTATCCTGGAAAAATTGTATCCTAGCAAACCATATTTATCTTCAGACAGCAAAGGCTACAAACTTTCAGAAGGATTCGAAACTAACCAGATTGGACCTTAAAACTCATTTTTTTTATTATCGTCCAACTGCAAACTGTTCCACCATAATTAAATTCACAAATACTTTACACATCAACTCTTTAACTCAGTTTTGTTCTCAGTAGTTTTGCCCTTTGAGAACCCAGAGGTCGCGGGTAGTATTGATTagacaaaaagaaaagaaaaaactgtAATGTCATTTTGCCTGCGTACAAACAGAGTGAGTTGGATTTCTGTGACATGCATGTATATGCCAGGATTGTGCCATGTTTTTTTTGCCTGGTTGCATCTACGAGCCTGGGCATTGTTTTATCCAAACACTGGAAGTTTTCTAGCTCTTGTCCATGCATCGTTGGAAGTATTCACTACATGGTAAAGGATCTCGATCCAACTGTCGATGTGGAATATTTTTCATTTTGTGAAGCATTATGCCTGCGTAATGCATGTATACATCTTGCTGGAAACCATATATGTATacatctttttttttcttttcttttcttttatgcaAAGCATATGCTACACTGCCTTCTTGCTGACAATAATCTCAGCCGTGGTAGGTCCGCGAAGACACTTAGTTTTGAATCTTTCAAACGTATCATTGGTGTGACCAACAGCTTAACATCTTTGTACGCCCCCTCTCTGTCCCACTTGTGTGATTTCCTTTGTTTCTGTTGAAACAGCGGCTAGCTAGCTCCAGCCCCAGTGGTTGACAAGGAGAAAGTAACAGTACGAGTAATGTGCATGAGCCATGAGGCGGGCGCCGGATGTGTGCAGGTGCAGCACGGCAACAGCATCCGTTGCATCGCGTTAGAAACTGAAATTCCGCTCTAAAAGTTGGTCGGAAAAAAACGCTGTCTCTCTCGCTCCCATGGCCAAACACACGCCCAGGGTCTCCAGACTGCCGCAGGGGAACGATGGACGCCGCCGTGTGGGGAGGGGCGAACGTCGGCGTGCGTGGCGAGGGGCGGACTCCAATGCCGGGCGCGCGAAGGATTTTCCTATGATCGTAGTAGTATTACTTTGGGGATGGAATCCTAAAAAGTCTTCTTAGCCCGCCAATAGGATTCCTAAGATTCGACGGAGTGGAGCTGCGGTAGTTCCACAGGCCAAGGAACTGGCCTCCAAGGTCAGAGGTCAGAATCTTTCGTCTAGCCAACCAGGCCCGCTTGTCCGCCCCCGACAGCGACACCAACCAGCTCGCAAACATAAGTCCCGCGACGCCCGGGCAAGAGCAGCACCGGTGAAGAGCGCTCCGCTGCCGTGCGCGCCCCCGCGCCGGCCTCCCACTGGATCGCTCCACCTCATGCTCCAAATCTTTATTGGTTTCCACGTTGCCCCCTCGCCGTCCCCAACCATCGACCGCGCCGCGCCCGCTGCCGCCTCCCAGCTCGCTCTATATAAACACCACGTACGCGCCGAAGCATCAGCACAGCCACGTACGTACGACCGGCTTCCGGCAGGTGAGAGAACAGTGAGAAGCAGGCGAGCGGTGACATGGCGGAGGGGGAGTTCAAGCCCGCGGCGATGCAGGTGGAGGCTCCTgccgaggcggcggcggcgccgtccAAGCCGCGGTTCAGGATGCCCGTCGACTCCGACAACAAGGCCACCGAGTTCTGGCTCTTCTCCTTCGCGAGGCCGCACATGAGCGCCTTCCACATGTCGTGGTTCTCCTTCTTCTGCTGCTTCCTCTCCACCTTCGCGGCGCCGCCGCTGCTCCCGCTCATCCGGGACACGCTGGGGCTCACGGCCACGGACATCGGCAACGCCGGGATCGCCTCCGTGTCCGGCGCGGTCTTCGCGCGCGTGGCCATGGGCACGGCGTGCGACCTGGTGGGCCCGCGCCTGGCGTCCGCGGCCATCATACTCCTCACCACGCCCGCCGTCTACTACTCCGCCGTCATCGACTCCGCCTCGTCCTACCTGCTCGTGCGCTTCTTCACGGGCTTCTCGCTCGCGTCCTTCGTGTCCACGCAGTTCTGGATGAGCTCCATGTTCTCGCCGCCCAAGGTGGGGCTGGCCAACGGCGTCGCCGGGGGGTGGGGCAACCTCGGCGGCGGCGCCGTGCAGCTCATCATGCCGCTCGTGTTCGAGGCCATCCGCAAGGCCGGGGCCACGCCGTTCACGGCGTGGCGCGTCGCCTTCTTCGTCCCGGGCCTGCTGCAGACGCTGTCGGCCGTCGCCGTGCTGGCGTTCGGCCAGGACATGCCCGACGGCAACTACCGCAAGCTGCACAGGTCCGGCGACATGCACAAGGACAGCTTCGGCAACGTGCTCCGCCACGCCGTCACCAACTACCGCGCCTGGATCCTGGCGCTCACCTACGGATACTGCTTCGGCGTGGAGCTCGCCGTGGACAACATCGTCGCGCAGTACTTCTACGACCGCTTCGGCGTCAAGCTCAGCACCGCCGGCTTCATCGCCGCCAGCTTCGGGATGGCCAACATCGTCTCCCGCCCCGGCGGCGGCCTCCTGTCGGACTGGCTCTCCAGCCGCTTCGGCATGCGCGGCAGGCTGTGGGGCCTGTGGGTGGTGCAGACCATCGGGGGCGTCCTCTGCGTCGTGCTCGGCGCCGTCGACTACTCCTTCGCCGCGTCCGTGGCCGTCATGATACTCTTCTCCATGTTCGTGCAGGCGGCCTGCGGGCTCACCTTTGGCATCGTCCCGTTCGTCTCCCGAAGGTCGCTGGGGCTCATCTCCGGCATGACCGGCGGCGGCGGCAACGTGGGCGCCGTGCTCACGCAGCTCATCTTCTTCCACGGATCCAAGTACAAGACGGAGACGGGGATCAAGTACATGGGGTTCATGATCATCGCCTGCACGTTGCCCATCACGCTCATCTACTTCCCGCAGTGGGGCGGCATGTTCCTGGGGCCGCGGCCCGGGGCGACGGCGGAGGACTACTACAACCGGGAGTGGACAGCGCACGAGTGCGACAAGGGTTTCAACACCGCGAGCGTACGCTTTGCGGAGAACAGCGTGCGGGAAGGGGGACGCTCGGGCAGCCAGTCCAAGCACACTACTGTGCCCGTCGAGTCCTCGCCGGCCGACGTGTGAAACACACACAAGCATACGGTACTGCCCGTATAATCAGCGGTCCCTCCCGTGTCAGCAAATCATATGTAGTGTTCCTAAGTCGTGATGACTCCGTACGTGTGGTAATTTCTGTGTGAAGGAAAAACCGGGGGTGAATTTCAGCGAGGAGTGACATTATAAGCAGGGCTCGTTTGCATACATTAATTCCACGTGGAAGGGTTTTCCCCTCTGGGCTTGTTTATGAGCGAGGGGTTTGGAGAATATTGAAGGCTAGTTTGGAAGTTCAAAAATCAGAGGAGATTGGAGTGGTCAAAATCTCCTTTTGAATAAGGAGgggattttagcccctccaatcccctccgGTTTTGTGGCTCCTAAACTAGCTCTGAAGAGGCTAAAATCTTTCTCACAATTCGGAATTGAAATAGTGAGGAGATTTTAGTCCTTTCTATCGTCTCCTTCTCCCAAACAAGCTATCAATTCCTTGCAATTACCATGGAGAACCATGAATAAGATGGGGTGAATTAGGATTTCTAACTTTCTCGGTAATCTAGACCACAAATAATCCTTCTAGACAAAACATATTCCAATAACCAAACaataatgtgcaaactaggtttcgtCTAAAtgttgttatctctaccgcaaaaggggTTATGcgacctaagttccaatcctatatTCTAGACTAACAATAGTAAAGATTGCAACTTAAGTAATAaatgtaaatgcggaaacttaaaagcAAAGGTAGAGAAAGCAAACTCCCGTGAACGTGCgggatttttaccgaggtattcaGAACGACGCAAggttctgactaatcctcgttggtgctctTACACAaaggggaagcccacgcgagggccaagcacctccgtAGAGAGCCATGGGCCTTCTCCATGTGCAaggggtgctccgcttccggcctcctctcggacgctccccaccgtctttactatcgagcttccggccgaaacgccacgGTCTCATCCCCTCCGTTACATAGTGGTGACCACACCACAAACACATTTGGTATGGTCTCGCAaggctctcgccccactcggtacaatattacaacggctcacgcaagagccgagggtttTGTGGGTTGTCTAACCTCCCTCACACAACTAGGAACAAACCAATAGCAAGTGCAatagtggtctaactaacctaagcattttgcaaagcacctacgctaattatCAAGTTACTCTCTAAGCACTTATGTGATATGGAGCAATGAAGATGTGTCTCAACACTATAACAATGTATCTTGGGCTCCCACTCCTTCAAATCGTCGGCTATGGGGTATATATAGTGCCCACCCCCAAATAGAACCATTGGAGAAAGCAGACTTTCATGTGTTGCACTAGACTGGTCCGATGCCCTCCACGCTAGCTAGCTGTTGAAAGTTTGACTGCTGTTGTGCACTGTCGTGGTGGTTCGGTACGCCACCGGACCGCTCTGGAAACCGCCACATCAGTCGACCGTTGAAAACTAACCGTTGGACCTCGATCCAGATAGTCAACTGGCTAAGAGCCGATTGCCGAGCTCTCTGCGTAACCGGTCCGGTGAATCAATTGACAACCCAATTCTTGTTTCTTCTATCTTCTTTGCTTGCGCTCTTATGGTCTTGTGTCTTGGACTTGTGTTGGGTATTTGCAAGTTTTATATGAGTCTTTtaagtcttcttttgaggtgttgcatccttagagcctaagtccaatccactttgcatcatgtgaactacaaaacATAAACACTTGCAAATTCATTAGTTCAcccgttatgttgatcatcaaacaccaaaatcacttagtcaAATGGcctagggtccattttccttacaatcttccATTTTTTGTGATTGATGACAATACAACCAAGGCAAGCAAATATTAAATAGCAAAGTGAAATATGCACTCTACTTGCTATGGATGCATGTACATAGGCAAGATGTATGAGAAACCAATTTTAAAGATGTGTGGTCATTAGAATTTAAACATTATAATCCGCATACTTCCTATTTTGGACTAAAACTAATCATAAGTAACCACTTGAAAGATTACAAAATTTTAAAATGTTAGTTTTGGTATTTGATATACTTTGGTTTGCTTTGGTCCACaaatgtctcccctttggaatcgaacaccgaaaaggaagacatactAAAGTATATAGAAGTTATTAGAGACTTGCCCTCTTAAAAAGATTTCTCCCCCTCAAAAGAAAGTTCTCCCCTTCGAGGAAAAAGACATACTCCCTGCCAGAAAACTCTCTTCCTTAGAAAAAGCATATGAATACAAGAGGAAACAAGACATAAATGAATAGACTAACTCCCCCTTAATCTATGCATAGTTAAATGGTAAATGATATTCTAGAGATACCAAATGAAGAATTTAAAAGTAtatgtgtcgggtaccgtaattaggggtacccccaatgctcctaaacacggctggaaaacatcttcagaacaaaccataaagagctgataaagcgcggttcaagtcaaggcctcatctaccaagggacgcgacctcatcctagcccagcctcgggcaaagacggTAGTCCTAGACAgattcgcgcctcgcccgagggtcccctcagtcagcagacgcaccctcgtctcacccgaggctaagctcgggcgaaCTTTATCGTACAGCGACCTCGGCTAGATCGCCCTACCaactgaccgtatcgcatgcgcatttaatgcagggatcgcctgacaccttatcctgacacgcgtgcctcagtcggcaaggtcgaagtgaccgcagtcacttcgccctttcactgaccgttctgacaggaaaatagcattgttcgccccgctccggctactgtgccaaccaccagggtaagactagcaacagtaagtcgtgacctctcccgagttcagcctcgggcgcgatagggagctccgcctcgcccgacctcaggcctcggcctcagccttggcctcgggagaaggtctgcgcctcgcccgaccccaggcctcggcctcgggaggagtcacatcctcgcccgacctcggcctcggcctcaggagaagtctccgcctcgcccgacctcggcctcggaccgactacgctacaggggatacatcattaccctacccgtagctagctgcctcaggctatgaaggaacaagaccggtgtcccatctaaggttactccggtaacaggtaatgatggttccccacgtgcgcccatgatgtcggttgctctcaaccccctacggaagcaaggaaacgtcagcaggatccatgctgcaccgccagctatgcttctacagggctcaaggcacttctccgacagccacgttagcacacgtACAGGGCTCAaagcacttctccgccagccacgttagcacatagctgcatcccattgtacagctgggccatctccttgtatctataaaaggggacatccagggccttcctaaggcatgGGGCACGCACACAGGGAGAGGAcgagcagaggcaggcagagCAGGAGAGACACGGTGGAGGCAAACTCAGGCGCCTCACCTCAAGAccgaaccctctctctctctctctctctctcgctctcgctctcttgcgacgcttgtaacccctactacgagcaccccggtgcaagataatataagcctcattccctcccgcttgtgttccatcttgcatcaacccatctgggcaggggcacgcaacgataagttcactagtcggttgacggtcctcgcgggtccgaaacgccgacagttggcgcgccaggtaggggcctgctgcgtgttaacaaatactttcccgttgagttccagatgggtagccttcagcagcctcttcagcccgagacggtgctccgcttcgggagtcttgagttcatgtcccgcgacggcagctacaacatggtactcctcccctcgcagcatGACAACAACggcggtcgtcagctcgcccggcggtggcgaactcgacgacgacatccccccgtggcagaagaggaacacccggatttgccccgccaccctcctcgacggaggaggagacggggcaatcgtggccaggcaggaggcggcacctcatcggctgtcggaccagagcgagtcgacgacgccgacacctctgcgggggacatgtcaggtgttgtcctcgcacctgagacaacgacgggtgtcacttccccgcaacacgccaaccccaagcggactgatgacgccagcaccctcgcgaaggacttgttgggcgttagcctcgtacctgagatgacggtgcattccgtccctgacgcgacttcaccaccatccatcgaccaagaggtaccgtccgttttccaccctgtcccttttagattcagcttcgatccaccaagcgaccctgcttcggtgagcgctttcgcaagggcgtaTCCTGACCTTctagggtatcatatgtggtcatcttgggaccgactgacggccgtctcaacctccggacccgcgggttccgaggaagaagacgaccccgacttcggttgggatttctccggactccgtgatcccagtgccatgccagacttcatgtccgcatgtgactactgcctctccggctgctccgACGATGACCACAGCTTCGACGACGAGAGTTATGGCCCAAgttgcgagtgtttccacatcgatcagggggatcatgacgaagacaaccacctcggcatgctggAAGATGACAACGCCCCTATGCCTGCGTCTcacgttgagatcccgcgggagctagttgtggtcccagtcccagtggggggtcaggacacactgcTCGAGCAActtcgcgagatgcaggccaagctcgacgaagaagtaGAGCGGCTTGTGTAGCTCCgaaaaaacatcgagcaggaatggGTAGGTCGGGCACtagccggaggagcgcgtcatcg of Zea mays cultivar B73 chromosome 8, Zm-B73-REFERENCE-NAM-5.0, whole genome shotgun sequence contains these proteins:
- the LOC103636218 gene encoding high-affinity nitrate transporter 2.3, translated to MAEGEFKPAAMQVEAPAEAAAAPSKPRFRMPVDSDNKATEFWLFSFARPHMSAFHMSWFSFFCCFLSTFAAPPLLPLIRDTLGLTATDIGNAGIASVSGAVFARVAMGTACDLVGPRLASAAIILLTTPAVYYSAVIDSASSYLLVRFFTGFSLASFVSTQFWMSSMFSPPKVGLANGVAGGWGNLGGGAVQLIMPLVFEAIRKAGATPFTAWRVAFFVPGLLQTLSAVAVLAFGQDMPDGNYRKLHRSGDMHKDSFGNVLRHAVTNYRAWILALTYGYCFGVELAVDNIVAQYFYDRFGVKLSTAGFIAASFGMANIVSRPGGGLLSDWLSSRFGMRGRLWGLWVVQTIGGVLCVVLGAVDYSFAASVAVMILFSMFVQAACGLTFGIVPFVSRRSLGLISGMTGGGGNVGAVLTQLIFFHGSKYKTETGIKYMGFMIIACTLPITLIYFPQWGGMFLGPRPGATAEDYYNREWTAHECDKGFNTASVRFAENSVREGGRSGSQSKHTTVPVESSPADV